Proteins from one Sabethes cyaneus chromosome 2, idSabCyanKW18_F2, whole genome shotgun sequence genomic window:
- the LOC128735987 gene encoding uncharacterized protein LOC128735987: MAKELCGECKIEINDLEPIRCGFCESGFYINQQCCGFNSRVCKELFAQGKILFICPNCRDILNGRSIASYVKELQENESSLPPLPVNLPAQVQKLTEIVEGLSRKFDGIANKPTNVKCVAGTPTNLSTTPVWPHSDRDTTNIWIYHQIVRGLRTKIDDVFLATNDCNFDVIIFTETGLDDSILSLQLFGNAFNVFRCDRSPLNSNKRSFGGVLIGVARQHPSAIFETAQGSCLEQICVRATINGMKLLLCAIYIAPDKRSDLSIIDSHVASVRDFYESSAADSTVLVCDDYNQPRIAWNYCDGIITHNGTTHLTTACAALVGMDFLNLNQANLHRNHLGRVLDLVFHSAECEVKIDLCEAPLLLVDLHHPPLAISIPANINQCAVRSEATSAMRELNYRRIDYAAFSEYISCVDWHVLLDSNDVNAMAENFCTIIRSWLNENLPFARQPFSPAWSNRRLRELKRKRNTCLRNLRRLRSTETKFNFKRSSDDYRRLNASLYNSYVLRVQTDLRRNPKKFWTFVNTKRKCRSTITDVYYDEVESCSASSSCELFAKFFSTVFASEVSPEEDVMRAAESVPADLIDLDIFEITNDMIITAAKKS, translated from the exons ATGGCGAAAGAATTATGCGGCGAATGCAAAATCGAGATTAATGATCTTGAACCGATCCGTTGTGGCTTTTGCGAATCAGGCTTCTACATAAACCAACAATGCTGTGGATTCAACAGCCGGGTTTGCAAAGAACTGTTTGCGCAGGGCAAGATACTCTTTATTTGTCCCAACTGCCGTGATATACTGAACGGCCGATCGATTGCTTCGTATGTAAAGGAATTGCAAGAGAATGAATCTTCTCTTCCGCCACTGCCTGTTAATTTGCCGGCTCAAGTACAAAAACTGACCGAGATAGTTGAGGGATTGAGTAGAAAGTTTGACGGCATAGCGAACAAGCCAACGAATGTTAAATGCGTGGCCGGTACCCCTACAAATTTATCGACTACACCAGTGTGGCCT CATTCCGATCGTGATACCACAAATATTTGGATATACCATCAGATTGTGCGCGGATTAAGAACCAAGATCGATGATGTTTTTTTGGCGACCAACGACTGCAACTTCGATGTCATCATATTCACTGAAACTGGGCTCGACGATAGTATTCTATCTCTTCAATTATTCGGCAATGCTTTCAACGTTTTTCGATGTGATCGCAGTCCACTAAACAGCAACAAACGTTCATTCGGTGGTGTTCTGATTGGCGTCGCACGGCAACACCCGAGTGCGATCTTTGAGACTGCACAAGGCAGCTGTCTGGAACAGATATGTGTGAGGGCGACAATCAATGGAATGAAGCTACTTTTGTGTGCCATATATATTGCCCCAGACAAACGAAGTGACTTATCTATCATTGATTCGCACGTCGCTTCCGTCCGAGATTTCTATGAGAGCAGCGCTGCGGATAGTACTGTATTAGTTTGCGATGATTATAACCAACCCCGCATAGCTTGGAACTATTGTGATGGCATTATAACACATAACGGGACTACGCATCTCACAACTGCTTGTGCTGCACTGGTTGGTatggattttttaaatttgaaccaaGCAAACTTACATCGTAATCATCTCGGACGCGTGCTTGATTTGGTATTTCATTCTGCTGAGTGTGAAGTTAAGATAGATTTGTGTGAAGCTCCTTTGCTGCTGGTTGACTTGCACCATCCCCCGCTAGCGATTTCGATTCCTGCCAATATAAACCAATGCGCTGTTCGTTCCGAAGCCACATCGGCGATGCGTGAGCTGAATTATCGCAGAATTGATTATGCCGCTTTTTCCGAGTATATTTCGTGCGTTGATTGGCATGTTCTACTGGACAGTAATGATGTAAATGCGATGGCAGAAAACTTTTGTACAATAATCCGTTCATGGCTCAACGAAAATTTGCCTTTTGCTAGACAGCCATTCTCCCCGGCGTGGAGTAACCGTCGTCTGAGGGAATTGAAACGGAAACGAAACACATGTTTGCGCAACCTTCGCCGGTTGAGATCAACTGAaaccaagtttaatttcaagcgtTCAAGCGATGACTACCGTAGGTTAAATGCTAGTCTGTATAATTCGTATGTGCTGAGAGTTCAAACTGATCTGCGCCggaatccaaaaaagttttgGACTTTTGTAAACACAAAACGTAAATGCCGCTCGACTATTACGGATGTGTACTACGATGAAGTGGAATCCTGCTCAGCGTCTAGTTCATGCGAGCTATTTGCTAAATTTTTCTCCACGGTATTTGCTTCTGAAGTTTCTCCTGAAGAGGATGTTATGCGTGCCGCAGAAAGCGTTCCTGCCGATTTAATCGATCtcgatatttttgaaattactaACGATATGATAATAACTGCTGCGAAAAAGTCTTAG